A genome region from Anopheles stephensi strain Indian chromosome 2, UCI_ANSTEP_V1.0, whole genome shotgun sequence includes the following:
- the LOC118505034 gene encoding uncharacterized protein LOC118505034, producing the protein MRIHARALLLISLAVLICAASGESGKHKKKNRRHEDDRSEQVYYVDQIASASAISPWTSNRIIAKTTENGKESQYVINISPDDEVIIHDDSATDRVSDRGPTDEQTPQDFVHEALRLRKQYMQSGPKGTTPMPASSFVEFTTVKYDHFGPSKAPEREAPEPHVIYHHHSKPVPTKPSSTVAPPSMPPAVPTYRPKHIKPKTTKPMMVHTVTPYVAVDHEQPEPMPTMGYRPKEMKMPPKQETLSKTAHLPTAAKIAPIKQQDTAASNVFVQAVRPDEPSFGSSYATHHESGSSYQEFHKFTPNAPDSQSSSSILTVHKVRPAPESYRAKHPKHPREEERREYLGKNPKPKQPPVPVELGRYRPTKGFEVEEDHTPKYHQEKKHFVSEVPNPHVKYEKEVEENFLKQQQQQQQQQQQHQQQQHQYHQQLEQEHQHHHHQYHHQGYETPRPAKKEKPTEEPQYYPPKNYRPIETITQVQMEPEPVPSDEPYHYKPIKSHHVDTFKPSAVNYEREPTPPVQLKETYIYHPPKSHHVDPPKKQPETSSVSYHGSKHYEPSDKHLAEVSPDFLKLATARPSKHKYADLPKPSPAPSYSKVTSYPTLQSTSSQREKPSYDPYKYRPSPTPEVSSAGHGFQKISSSPASFPKYIPAKMPGEVQSESGTPYSFKQGHATASESFSSYVPSSTPESFSSGVSQDYPKMFSASPTPYTKYSGGSPSPVPASDTLYEFPHMKETPKSFSKFQEPKAYSTIHPSEQPFKTLSTTIFMKPSTSEANFAAAPGKPIQNLTTSIGLKASPSDATKTEYYTDPEVTTYYVLSNGTEIKLGDDPSKIPQEFRITTDDGSFLSSNYSTKLAEDFAMKYNWDSLHAVADGEFYLGSASDATLKALMKETAKPATKFHEPIEYVVRDKKKMKPLVFPKVPHKPIKTVTIYKSTHRSSDDMEGGFEPMVGVQPQMDKKSELPGGDDEFYYTNEAIDQEEDPTKASKKNAVFMPGQGMGGRMPGPGMMLKFAPGPMPVREQPAAPAQDMDMSAEPSKKHQYFVLYHIEDKEKKPTRPHVPQPPPTPAVPKQEIHYHYSEKESEEPEVTHEHYNYHHEETIEESDDDIQHHYVNPNYGKFNYRPNIAHPSYQRPLRDSMAAGSETTLKVVDPDAKHSRPLEITKQEYMRHVQNAVLRYMRQLQEEGRLPQIASRDSDDTQKAFEEIDLAALLNGGPKQKFQLNGAVRANVPSNPSHYKPMKSVPSSSTYKPTASPQNVKLGKNTYTAGKPLKVAIESLQDTLSSNVDLTVKGNKQPVKPDLSAIDVGQSYLHGSTLDHGSSSPKGGHGYDGSAGGASPKTKLHFNQQSHHDINSMLNAKEGGLQGLRTNLKGSYLDHSSNNYGSIKAGSANVGASISFGNGGMGHGKGIHGGEDDNKIAPEALDAPIQIINGIPITNPYNIDINTLRYMLGGLAQAQAESQQQQQQQHTHKEPTLKLKGSNWMSLPTMASPTQVFSSHIPTYQHPPSEVNNYKYNANFDASNFKIKFPKNMKVKGTSTNVGDAAASGSMNYAAWAESPRSPNQLNVNHFNHGNGNNNLNNLNNHGNGNQNQNVVMGNSRPMAVQNHHHHQQVQQQFQQQLQQQQQQQHQQQHFVQQHQQHQHQQQQQQQFMRPNREFNPELYLNPNGQLFQGLLKQNPIMSKKAATSDWKPTTVKPTMGPSKAVKIDTNLRPPPPVVKG; encoded by the exons ATGAGGATCCATGCACGTGCACTGCTGTTGATAAGCCTTGCC GTGCTAATATGCGCGGCCAGCGGTGAAAGCGGAAagcacaagaagaaaaatcgacGACACGAGGACGACCGATCAGAACAGGTTTACTATGTTGATCAAATAGCATCTGCTTCTGCGATTTCACCCTGGACATCGAATCGCATCATCGCCAAAACTACTG AAAATGGTAAGGAGTCCCAGTACGTGATCAATATCTCGCCGGACGACGAAGTGATCATCCACGATGACAGTGCAACCGATCGCGTATCGGACCGTGGCCCAACGGACGAACAAACGCCCCAGGACTTTGTCCACGAGGCGTTGCGTCTTCGCAAGCAGTACATGCAGAGCGGACCGAAGGGTACGACCCCGATGCCAGCGAGCTCGTTCGTCGAGTTCACCACGGTCAAGTACGATCACTTCGGACCGAGCAAGGCACCGGAGCGGGAAGCACCAGAACCGCACGTCATCTACCACCATCATAGCAAACCTGTTCCGACGAAACCATCGTCCACGGTGGCTCCACCATCGATGCCACCAGCAGTGCCCACCTATCGCCCGAAGCACATCAAGCCGAAAACCACCAAACCAATGATGGTGCACACCGTGACCCCGTACGTGGCTGTGGATCACGAGCAGCCGGAGCCGATGCCGACGATGGGTTATCGGCCGAAGGAAATGAAGATGCCACCGAAGCAGGAGACTCTCTCGAAGACCGCTCATTTGCCGACGGCTGCAAAGATTGCTCCCATCAAGCAGCAGGACACGGCCGCTTCGAATGTGTTTGTGCAGGCTGTACGACCGGATGAGCCGTCGTTTGGAAGCAGTTACGCGACGCACCACGAATCCGGTAGTAGTTATCAGGAGTTCCACAAGTTCACACCGAACGCTCCCGACTCCCAGAGCAGCAGCTCCATCCTGACCGTGCACAAGGTGAGACCGGCACCCGAGTCCTATCGCGCCAAGCATCCGAAGCATCCACGGGAAGAAGAGCGCCGGGAGTATCTTGGAAAGAATCCCAAACCGAAGCAACCTCCAGTACCGGTAGAGTTGGGACGATACCGTCCAACGAAAGGCTTCGAGGTGGAAGAAGACCACACGCCCAAGTATCACCAGGAGAAGAAGCATTTCGTTTCCGAGGTGCCAAACCCACACGTGAAGTACGAGAAGGAGGTGGAGGAGAACTTCctgaagcaacagcaacagcagcagcaacagcagcagcagcatcaacagcagcagcatcaataCCATCAGCAGCTTGAGCAGGaacatcaacaccatcaccatcagtaTCACCATCAAGGATACGAGACTCCACGTCcagcgaagaaagaaaaacctacCGAGGAACCCCAATACTATCCGCCGAAGAACTACCGACCCATTGAGACGATCACGCAAGTACAGATGGAACCGGAGCCCGTTCCTTCCGACGAACCGTACCACTACAAGCCCATCAAGTCACACCATGTCGACACGTTCAAACCGTCGGCCGTGAACTATGAGCGTGAGCCGACCCCACCCGTACAGCTGAAGGAGACGTACATCTATCATCCGCCCAAGTCACACCACGTGGATCCGCCGAAGAAGCAGCCGGAAACGAGTTCCGTATCGTACCACGGCTCCAAGCACTACGAACCCTCGGACAAGCATTTGGCGGAGGTGTCACCGGACTTTTTGAAGTTGGCCACGGCACGACCATCCAAGCACAAGTATGCCGACCTGCCGAAACCATCGCCAGCGCCCAGCTACTCGAAGGTGACCAGCTATCCTACACTGCAGTCCACTAGCTCTCAGCGCGAGAAACCTTCGTACGATCCCTACAAGTACCGTCCAAGTCCTACGCCGGAAGTGTCCAGCGCTGGGCATGGATTCCAGAAGATTTCCTCCTCACCAGCCAGCTTCCCGAAGTACATTCCGGCCAAGATGCCGGGTGAGGTACAGTCCGAGTCCGGCACGCCGTACAGCTTCAAGCAGGGACACGCCACCGCTTCCGAATCTTTCTCCAGCTATGTCCCCTCGTCTACTCCCGAATCGTTCAGTTCGGGTGTTTCACAAGACTACCCAAAGATGTTCTCCGCCTCCCCTACTCCGTACACCAAGTACAGTGGAGGAAGTCCGTCGCCAGTGCCTGCATCGGACACGCTGTACGAGTTCCCGCACATGAAGGAAACGCCCAAATCGTTCTCCAAGTTCCAGGAACCGAAGGCTTACTCTACCATTCACCCGTCGGAGCAACCGTTCAAAACGCTCAGCACCACGATCTTCATGAAGCCGTCCACATCGGAAGCGAACTTTGCAGCTGCTCCGGGCAAACCGATTCAAAACCTGACCACCTCCATTGGGCTGAAGGCATCGCCGAGTGACGCTACCAAGACGGAGTACTACACCGATCCGGAGGTAACGACGTACTACGTGCTTTCGAACGGAACCGAGATCAAGCTTGGTGACGATCCGTCCAAGATTCCGCAGGAGTTCCGCATCACGACGGACGATGGGTCGTTCCTGAGCAGCAACTACTCCACCAAGCTGGCAGAAGACTTTGCGATGAAGTACAACTGGGACAGCCTGCACGCGGTGGCGGACGGTGAGTTCTATCTGGGGTCGGCATCCGACGCGACACTGAAGGCGCTGATGAAGGAGACTGCAAAGCCAGCGACCAAATTCCACGAACCGATCGAGTACGTTGTGCGGGACAAGAAAAAGATGAAGCCACTCGTGTTTCCCAAGGTACCGCACAAACCGATCAAAACGGTCACGATCTACAAGTCGACGCATCGATCATCGGACGATATGGAGGGTGGATTCGAGCCCATGGTTGGCGTACAGCCACAGATGGACAAGAAAAGCGAGCTACCCGGAGGAGACGATGAGTTCTACTACACGAACGAGGCGATCGACCAGGAGGAGGACCCAACGAAGGCATCGAAGAAGAACGCCGTATTTATGCCGGGCCAGGGAATGGGTGGACGTATGCCAGGACCGGGTATGATGCTGAAGTTCGCTCCGGGTCCTATGCCCGTACGTGAGCAACCTGCAGCGCCGGCTCAGGATATGGACATGAGTGCCGAACCGTCCAAGAAACATCAGTACTTTGTGCTGTACCACATTGAGGATAAGGAGAAGAAACCAACGAGACCACACGTTCCTCAACCACCACCGACGCCGGCCGTTCCGAAGCAAGAGATCCATTACCACTACAGCGAGAAGGAATCGGAGGAGCCCGAGGTAACGCACGAGCACTACAACTATCACCACGAGGAGACGATCGAGGAGTCGGACGATGACATTCAGCACCATTACGTGAATCCGAACTATGGCAAGTTTAACTACCGGCCCAACATTGCCCACCCTTCGTATCAGAGACCGCTGCGCGATAGTATGGCCGCCGGCAGTGAAACCACGCTGAAGGTTGTCGATCCGGATGCGAAACACTCGCGACCACTGGAGATCACCAAGCAGGAGTACATGCGTCACGTCCAGAACGCCGTGCTGCGGTATATGCGCCAGCTGCAGGAGGAAGGTCGTCTGCCGCAGATCGCCTCTCGCGATTCCGACGACACACAGAAAGCGTTCGAGGAGATCGATCTGGCCGCACTGCTGAACGGAGGTCCGAAGCAAAAGTTCCAGCTGAATGGAGCGGTTCGCGCTAACGTACCTTCCAACCCGAGCCACTACAAACCGATGAAGTCGGTGCCGAGCTCCTCGACGTACAAACCGACGGCATCGCCGCAGAATGTAAAGTTGGGCAAGAACACGTACACGGCCGGTAAGCCGTTGAAGGTGGCGATCGAGAGCTTGCAGGACACGCTCAGCAGCAACGTGGACCTGACGGTGAAGGGCAACAAGCAACCGGTAAAGCCAGATCTCTCCGCGATCGATGTTGGCCAATCGTATCTACACGGGTCCACGCTGGATCATGGTTCCTCCTCTCCGAAGGGTGGCCATGGCTATGACGGTTCCGCTGGTGGAGCATCTCCCAAAACGAAGCTGCATTTCAACCAACAATCTCACCACGACATTAACTCGATGCTGAACGCCAAGGAGGGAGGCTTGCAGGGTTTGAGGACGAATCTGAAGGGCTCGTACCTGGATCACTCGTCCAACAACTATGGCTCGATTAAGGCTGGTTCGGCGAATGTGGGGGCTTCGATAAGCTTCGGCAATGGAGGTATGGGCCATGGCAAGGGCATTCATGGCGGTGAGGATGATAACAAGATTGCACCGGAAGCGCTGGATGCACCGATCCAGATCATCAACGGGATCCCGATTACGAATCCCTACAACATAGATATAAACACGCTGAG ATATATGTTGGGAGGTCTCGCCCAGGCACAAGCCgaatcgcagcagcagcagcagcagcaacatacGCACAAGGAACCGACTCTGAAGCTCAAAGGTTCCAACTGGATGTCACTCCCCACGATGGCTAGTCCTACGCAGGTGTTTTCCTCGCACATTCCCACCTACCAGCATCCACCGTCGGAGGTGAACAACTACAAATACAACGCCAACTTCGACGCGAGCAACTTCAAGATCAAGTTCCCGAAGAACATGAAGGTGAAGGGTACGTCCACAAACGTTGGAGATGCGGCGGCTAGTGGGTCGATGAACTATGCGGCTTGGGCCGAATCGCCCAGATCACCGAACCAGTTGAACGTGAACCATTTCAACCATGGCAATGGGAATAACAATCTGAACAATCTGAATAACCACGGGAATGGCAATCAGAACCAGAACGTTGTGATGGGCAACAGTCGTCCGATGGCCGTCCagaaccaccatcatcatcagcaggtACAGCAACAGTTCCAACAGCagctacagcagcaacagcagcagcagcaccagcagcaacactttgtccaacagcatcaacagcatcaacatcaacagcagcaacaacaacagtttaTGCGTCCGAATCGAGAATTCAATCCGGAGCTATATCTCAACCCCAACGGGCAACTATTCCAGGGCCTCTTGAAGCAGAATCCCATCATGAGCAAAAAGGCGGCTACCAGCGATTGGAAGCCGACCACAGTCAAGCCAACGATGGGACCTTCGAAGGCGGTCAAGATCGACACAAACCTGcgaccaccgccaccggttGTCAAGGGTTGA
- the LOC118505052 gene encoding putative mediator of RNA polymerase II transcription subunit 12, whose protein sequence is MRWQIVLLLVSVALASGEKKLEKRPTKKAHSLKPTKSPKSIIEEFTALPPADVDFIKELDRQFREHGNKIRIKVERSNGTDGKNMKRTIDGDLGYGHYSNQADSGYHFSKPKYMIYPYSQHDIPPVRSTHSTHETVTDIEITPSHSYELKPIEEVYTVYPTQQYSQEQQQYYHQHHQSAQQSKQLYHQEEETPVIVLKIPGPSKYAAHLQALLQQYLEIRAAQLYKELEEQEYHQQQQQQYQQQQHHQQQQLQHQQQHYVQEQEVHAHHHHLQQQQQHQQQQELQQQHHEHHTKTKYSQPDPVYPTEIAYVPMIRTHQNTYVPLPEQYYEAPKTPSPRPTKHRKTTVTPTHVTFHSTAQPEPAYHYQTYHPEQHQQHAQVHEHHEQAHAPEHQQIQYQYVAQQPSGHGEDHETQYVYEKPMVNFVTPLPETAHHAHQEAYHQQQHSHHHQPPQKYPNFAEYHHHHRPQQQQEEEYLPEPKLVENYPSHKHTRVIYKSPSLKTELQQEALQQHEHYHHQQQEVAAHQHHQQQQQQYILQEVYPSQASYFEDKSFVESTGPQVTTDRSETASPHYNTEQVVAITQKPKRLYNYHAHTSGHHGSGSRGSRMATGGSRSRAGGSSSAKASSKRDAAASPAPYTEEEFRKVNKMVQRMKKKSRTTPADDAGMMTVTANPTSPSPRMGA, encoded by the exons ATGAGGTGGCAAATCGTG TTGCTTCTGGTGTCAGTGGCACTTGCTTCCGGCGAGAAGAAACTCGAGAAAAGGCCCACCAAGAAAGCCCACTCGCTCAAACCGACCAAATCGCCCAAATCGATCATCGAGGAGTTCACCGCCCTCCCGCCAGCCGATGTGGACTTCATCAAGGAACTGGACCGCCAGTTCCGCGAGCATGGCAACAAGATCCGCATCAAGGTGGAACGCAGCAATGGCACGGACGGCAAGAACATGAAGCGTACGATTGACGGTGATCTGGG ATACGGTCACTACAGCAATCAGGCCGATTCGGGGTATCATTTTTCCAAGCCGAAATACATGATCTACCCATACTCGCAGCATGACATTCCGCCGGTCCGATCGACGCACAGTACCCACGAAACGGTGACGGACATTGAAATAACTCCATCGCACAGCTACGAGCTAAAGCCGATCGAAGAGGTGTACACGGTCTACCCGACACAGCAGTACTCgcaggaacagcagcagtactaCCATCAGCATCACCAGTCAGCTCAGCAATCGAAGCAGCTGTACCACCAGGAGGAAGAAACGCCCGTTATTGTGCTTAAAATCCCTGGTCCTTCGAAGTATGCCGCTCACCTGCAGGCTCTCCTGCAGCAGTACCTCGAGATACGGGCAGCACAGTTGTACAAAGAGCTGGAGGAACAGGAatatcaccagcagcagcagcaacagtaccagcagcagcaacatcaccagcagcagcaactacagcatcaacagcagcactaCGTGCAGGAGCAGGAAGTACATgcgcaccatcatcatctccagcagcaacagcaacatcaacagcagcaagaactacagcagcagcaccatgaACATCACACGAAGACCAAGTACAGCCAACCGGATCCGGTCTATCCAACAGAGATCGCGTACGTTCCAATGATCCGCACCCATCAGAACACCTACGTGCCGTTGCCAGAGCAGTACTATGAAGCTCCAAAGACTCCTTCTCCGCGtcctacgaagcatcgcaaaACGACCGTCACTCCGACGCACGTCACGTTCCACAGTACCGCACAGCCCGAGCCAGCCTATCACTATCAGACCTACCATCcggagcagcatcagcaacacgCTCAAGTGCACGAACATCACGAACAGGCTCACGCACCAGAACATCAGCAGATCCAGTACCAGTACGTCGCTCAGCAACCCAGTGGACACGGAGAGGATCACGAAACGCAGTACGTGTACGAGAAGCCAATGGTCAACTTTGTCACTCCACTGCCGGAAACGGCTCACCACGCGCACCAGGAGGcctaccaccagcagcaacactctcaccatcatcaaccTCCCCAGAAGTATCCAAACTTTGCCGAgtaccatcaccatcatcggccacagcagcaacaggaagAAGAGTACCTTCCGGAACCGAAGCTGGTCGAGAACTATCCGAGCCACAAACATACGCGCGTCATCTACAAGAGTCCCTCGCTGAAGACCGAACTCCAGCAGGAAGCGCTACAGCAGCACGAACActatcaccaccagcaacaggaAGTCGCAGCCCATcaacatcaccagcagcagcagcagcagtacatcCTGCAGGAAGTGTACCCATCCCAAGCATCGTACTTCGAGGACAAATCGTTCGTTGAGTCCACCGGTCCGCAAGTAACGACCGACCGGAGTGAAACCGCCTCGCCACACTACAACACCGAGCAGGTGGTAGCGATCACTCAGAAACCCAAGCGACTGTACAACTATCACGCACACACCTCCGGCCATCATGGGTCGGGATCGCGTGGATCGCGCATGGCGACCGGCGGAAGCCGATCGAGGGCCGGCGGATCTAGTAGCGCGAAAGCTTCCAGCAAGCGTGATGCAGCTGCGTCACCCGCACCCTACACCGAGGAAGAGTTCCGAAAGGTTAACAAGATGGTGCAgcggatgaagaagaagagtcgCACTACGCCGGCGGACGATGCCGGGATGATGACCGTCACCGCCAATCCCACTAGTCCGAGTCCGCGGATGGGCGCTTag